The segment GTGACAGGGATTTACATGTACGATGATGCGGTGTTCCAATGGATTGAACGCATCCATCCCTCGGCGCGCGGAGAGCTGGAAATTACCGATGTGAACAATCTGTATGCGGGTGAAGGCAGGCTTGAGTATGATGTGCTGACACAGTGGTGGTGTGATGCCGGCACGTTTGAATCCCTGGCGGAGGCTTCGTTGAAGATGAAAAATGTGACGCTGTAAGACTGAGTTCGGAACCGGTTCTGCCCGTCGTGCATATGTTAAACGAGAAACCCGTACCATACCGTACCGGTGCTATTGTCCATAGATGGGAGGTGCCTGCATGGAGCAGAAGATTGACGAGCTTATGAACCATCTGTCCCATTCGCAGCAGCAAATGGCGCGGATCCTGGAGGCCCAGCGCCATGCCGCCGTGCGGATGGCTCAAGTGGTACATGGTATGCCGGATGACTGGAGTGCTCGGTCTGGAGTCGCCGGAAATGAAGGGAAGCCCGGGAGCCGGGAAAGCGATGATGCCGCAGAAGGCTTTATTCAACAGATCCAGCAGGTCAATGGCAGCATTGCAGCCTATTTGAACGTGATGGCTGATTTTCAGCAGGCGGCGGCGGATCATTTGGAGATGGTCATGAAGGAGCTGCGGGGCGGGGACAGCGAGGAATAATCCAGGCAGGCATACCAAGGCACAAGGCAGTCAAGCGGAGGCGTATATGAGCAGAAATGATTCTTTGATGCGGATGCTGGATGCCGCAGTGTCCATCCAGCGGGAGACAGCGCTCATTTTGGCGGGCAAAGCGGTGGAAGCGGAGAAAGTGAAGCAGTGGGTCATTACTTACGGCGGAAATGTGGATACCCTGCAGGAGCCGCTGGCGATCCATGAGCAGATTGTAGAGCAGATCGAGGGCCTGACGCGGATCAGCTCCGGTCTGTGCCGGAACCTCAGAGCAGTGCTGCAGGCAGGAGACGAGGATTCGGAGGCCTCCGGCTTTGAAGGCTTTGATTTCGGGGATGCACAGAAATGAGCCGTTCAACGCGTCGGGAGCAGGAGGCCAAGGCGGAGCTCGTCGCTTCAATCGCCCGCAGTCAGCATGCGCTGGCCCACATGCTGGAGCAGATTGCCGAATCGGCTTCCTTCTCCGATGTGACGGTGAAGAAGCTTGCGGAGAATATTCGCCTGCTGACCCAATATCAGGAAGTCATGTCTCAGATGCTGACAGGGATCTCCTTTAACCGGGTGAAGGAGGGCGCACCTGCTCCTGTCTGGCTGGCCAGCATTGCCGGGCGGGAAACCAGACCACAGGGTAGGAGGTAACGGCATGAAGACATCCCGATCTGCGCGTCCGGGCCGGGCGAGAAAGCCGGGACGGCGAACCCCGTCCCGCCGCAGTGTACCAGGGACCTTGCGCAGTAAGAAGGTCAGACGGACCTTGGCTGTTAAAAAGTCGATCGTCCGTGCCAAGCTGCGCCGTAAGGCCCGCAGGAGGCCGGGAAGCAAGTCGGTCAAGCAGAGACTCAGCCGACTGACGTTCAACCCGACTTATGCAACCGGCTATGCCCAGGCCTATGATGAAGGCTTTAACTCCGGATTTGCCAAGGGCTATGAAGACGGGCTGAAGGTATAAAAATTGCTTTTTTGAACGTAAAGAGCTGTGCGGAAAGTCTTCCCCGGCTCTTTTTTTGCTGCTTGCGGGCTCCGCAGAAGCGGGCATCCGCCAATTTCCGGCGGCTGTGGACATCCGTCCATGATGCATCCGTCCTGCCGGCATATAGTTTATGGAACCGTTTTGGTATAGGAATTCAATGAAGCAGGGTGAAGCGGATGAAGCAGAGACTCAAGCAAGCAGACCGGAGGAAGCAGCATTATAGGGAGGGCTTTCTGGAAGGATACCGGCTGGGCTTGTGCCGGGCGGTTACAGACCGGATTCCCGACCCGGCATCGCCTCAGCTGGATCTAAAGCTCATGTACATTCCCCAAGGCTTTGAGTCGATTGATGCCGGCATCGAAGCCGCTCTCAGCACGATGGTGAGAGAATGGATTCAGGTGAGTCCGGAGGGCATGCTGGAGGCTGCCCGCAAGGAAAGACCGGACGTCATTCTGGTCATGAACGGGCTGCATGTGTTTCCGAAGGACTGGACGATGCAGCTGGAGGAGGTCTCCTCTCTTGGCATCACAACCGCTGTGTGGTTTGTGGATGATCCTTATTTTACGGAGGAGACGTCTGTGCTGTGCCGGCACTATGATCTGGTGTTCACCCACGAGCTGAGCTGTGCCGAGCTGTATCGTTCATTAGGCGCGGAGCGGGTGCACTATATGCCGCTGGCGGTGCATCCCGGCATCTTTGCCCCGATCCCGGCAGGGGCGGACTATCAGTCTGATATTTGCTTTATCGGCAATGCCTTTCGTAACCGGGCTGCGCTGTTTGATGAGCTGGCCCCGTATTTATCCGGCAAAAAAGTCCGCATTATCGGCGGGTTCTGGGAGCGATTGACGCGTTACAAACAGCTGTCCCCCTGTATAAAAAGCGGATTCATTCCACCAGCGGAAACGGCAAAGTATTATAATGGCGCGAAAATTGTCATCAATCTTCACCGGCCTGCAGGGATCGGAGACGATAACCGGAACAGCCTGGGTCTGCCGGGCAGGTCCATTAATCCTCGGACCTTTGAGATCAGCGCTTGTGGAACACTGCAGCTCACCGATATCCGCGAGGATTTGTATCACTATTACGAGCCGGGCGTGGACATCGAGACGTTCCGCGATGCTAGAGAGCTGCAGCACAAGCTGGAGCATTATTTATCCCGGGAGCAGGAGCGGCTGGATATTGCAGTACGCGGGCTCCGGACGACCTGGTCCCGGCACACGTATAAGCACAGGCTGCCTCAGCTTCTGGAGATTCTGGCGCAGGCTGTGCAGCCATGAGTTGAAACCTTCAGGAAAGAGGGAGAGTGGTGATCATGCGTAACAAAATGCCTTCCCCGCAGCCTCCGGGAGCTCTAGCCTATCTTCAGGGCCGGGAGGCGGGGCAGCGCGAGGGCTATGAGGAAGGATATTTTCGAGGCAAGCAGCAGGCGTACACGCAGCGCAGCCACTTTACGCCGGCAATGCGGGACGTCCACGTGCTGTATGTTGCGTCCGGTAAAGGCTATCCGTATTCGCCGATTGATGAAGCAGTGTTTGCGACCCTGCAGAGCATGGTCCGGCAGGTTACCCTCTCGGATTCCAGAGCGGATGTCGCTTCCGCAGCGGCCGGATGCCGGCCGGATGTGATGATTGTGCTGGACGGGATGTTTTTACCGACGGATCAGGTAGACCAGGTTCGCAGCATGGGCATCCCTACCGCCGTATGGATGACGGATGATCCCTACTATGCAGATATGTCGGCAGGCTGGGTCATGCATTATGATTACGTATTTACCTTAGAAAAAAATTGTGTGGCTTACTATCAAAATCTGGGCTGCCCGCGGGTTGCCTACCTTCCGTTTGCCGCTTATCCCGGTCATTACCGCCCGGTTCCAAAGCCGACTGCCTTCCGCAGGCAGGTGAGCTTTATCGGGACGGCCTACCCGAAGCGGATTGAATTTTTCAGTCCGATTATGGAGGAGCTGATGAAATTTGATATGCACATTAACGGGAACTGGTGGGAACGGCTTCCGGGCTACAGTCGATATGGCACAAGGATTGAAATGAATAAATGGATGGGACCGGCGGAGACCGCAGACGTCTACAACAGTGCCAAGATCGTCGTGAATCTGCACCGGGCTTTTGATGATGCTGCCATCAACCAGAATACCAGCCGGATTCAGGCAGCTTCTCCCAATCCGCGAACCTTTGAAATCGGCGCCTGCGGAACGCTTCAGCTCTGTGATGAGCGGGAGGATCTGGCCAGCTTCTACACGCCCGGCGTGGAGATGGATACCTTTCGGTCTCCGGCTGAGCTGCTGGAGAAAATCGCCTATTATGTGGCCAACGAGCCGCTTCGCAAAGAAATCGCGCTGCGGGGACTGGAGCGGACGCTGAAAGAGCATACGTACGCCCACCGGCTGGAACGGATGCTGTCGGTGATTTTTGCGTAGCCGGCGACATGAAGCTGTCGCCGCCTGAAATGGTTGAATGGAGGGGAACAAGCGTCGTTACACCGCCGCTGTCCTCGTAATATATTGTACCAACTGGGTCCGGAGGAGGTGAAGTTCGCACCCTGCGCGAGTATCGCAAGCGGCAGAGTGTGATGGATGGTTATGAGCTCAAAGCCGAAGCTGCTATTGTTTTCTCACTTATCCAATCCTGACAGCATTACCGGTGCGGAAAAGCTGCTGCTGTTTTTTTGCCGGGAATTGCTGCCGTACTTTGACTGTGTGCTGGTGGCTCCGGGAGAGGGGCGTCTCACCGCCTTGGCCCGGGAGTCTGGCGTTCCTGTTAGAATCTGGCCCCTTCCACTGCTGTACAGCGTGTATACGCCTTCGCCGCAATTGAAAGAGGAGGCCCGGCGGATGAGAACAAAGCCGGTCTACCGGAGGCTGGTCCGCTGGATGGCGAAGGAAGCGCCAGATCTTATTCTGACCAATACCTGTGTTCATTACCTTCCGGCAGCTGCCGGAAAGGCACTGGGCATCCCGGTCATCTGGAAGCTGAACGAGGTGATGATGGATAACGGATTTCTGCAGGAATCGGCAGCGCTCATTGATACCTTTAGCGACTGGATTCTCGGGATCTCTCAATCCGTGGTCCAGTGCTTTAGTGAGCCTGTACGAAGCTCCAAGTGCTTCGTGCTGTACCCTTCCTGGAATGAAGAGGAGCTGCAGCCTGCAGCCTGGACTGAGCTTCGGGAGCAACGGCGCGCTGCACTCGGCGTAGATGCCGGGATGCCGCTGATCGGTGTCGTCTCTTCCTTTCTCGTTCCGAATAAAGGGATCGCGGATTTCGTCGAGATGGGAATCGCTTTGAAGGAGCGTAACCCGCAAGCCAGGTTCTGGATTGTCGGCAGCGTATTGCAGGAGGAGTACTATGCTCAGCTCCAGGCCCGGATAACCGAGGCTGGCGCTGCGGAGCGTTTTCTGATCACAGGCAGTCAGGAGCAGTTAGAGCCGGTGTACAGCGCCCTCGATATTCTTGTGGTGCCAAGCCGGGTGCCGGAAGGCTTTGGACTGACTGCTCTGGAGGGTATGGTACATGGCAAGCCGGTCGTTGCTTATGCCCACGGCGGGTTAAAGGAGCTGCTGGAGGCGGCAGGGAGCCCGGCGCTGCTGGCCGAGCCGGGAAATCCCGGCGCACTGGCGGATGCGGTGCAAGGTCTGCTGGAGGATGCCGCATCGTGCCGGGCTTTAGGAGAAAGCAGCCGGGGCAATGTCCTGGGTATATTCGGTCCGCAAATGTACCGCATGCGGCTGCAGGAGCTTATCAGCCGCTGGGTGCTGGAGAGACCTCTAGGCTTCCAGAAGGGGGCCGAACGAAGAAAAAGCAGCGCGCGAGCGGTGCCGGTCAAACGAGGCAGGAGCCGGAGGTCGCTTCGTGTACGTGCCAAAGCCCGTCGCCGCCGGTTGACTGCAGCCCCCAGCCGGACGCGCAGCCGGCACAAAAGCTTGTCGCGGACAGACAAGCGAAGCAGGCTAAGGCGCGGCTGAAGCCGGGCGCTGTCCATGGGTCAGCCCCGGACTACGATGATAAGGAGCACACCCGCAGATGAAAGTCTTAACGATTCTAGGAACCCGGCCTGAAATTATCCGGCTGAGCTTGATTATTCCTCTATTGGACCGTTTTGCAGAGCGTCATGTGCTCGTTCATACCGGTCAGAATTTCACCGCAGGTCTGAGCCAGGTGTTCTTCTCGGAGCTTGGTCTTCGAAATCCGGACTACGTGCTTCAGGACCGCCAGGCCTCGCTGGGAGGTCAGCTGTCTCTGATGTTCAGCCGAATGGAAGAAATTCTGGAGGCGGAGCAGCCGGACACTGTGCTGCTACTGGGAGATACGAACAGTGCACTGTGCGCCGTTCTGGCGGAACGGATGGGGTATCCCGTTGTGCATATGGAAGCCGGGAATCGCTGCTTCGATTTGAACGTGCCGGAAGAGAAGAACCGGAAGGTTATTGATGCCGTTTCTTCAATTAATATGCCTTACACCGAGTATAGCCGAAAGCATTTGCTGCGCGAGGGTGTTCCCAGCCAGCGGATCGTCTTGACCGGCAATCCAATCTATGAAGTGATGAAGCATTACGAGAAGCATATTCAGGAGAGCCAGGTGCTGCAGAGGCTGTCCCTGACGCCAAAGCAATATTTCCTGGTCACCGTGCACCGGTCCGAAAATGTGGACCGCCCCGAGCCGCTGCGTGAAATTTTGGCCGGCTTGAACCGGGTAGCCGAGACGTACGGACAGCGGTTGATTTGCAGCCTTCATCCCCGTACAGCCTCCAGGCTGAAGGCGGCCGGCACAGTCATGCACCCGCTGGTGGAGTTTCATGAGCCGTTCGGATTTTTCGATTTTGTCCGTCTGGAGCAGGATGCCAGATGCGCGATTACCGACAGCGGTACCGTTCAGGAGGAATGCTGCATTCTGCACGTGCCTACCGTAACGGTTAGGCGGACGACAGAGCGTCCCGAGACGGTAGACTGCGGCAGCAACATCGTCTCCGGTGTAGATGCAGACCGTATCCATGATGCGGTGAAGCTGATGACAGAGCTGAAGCCGGATTGGGTTTGTCCGGAAGGGTATTTGACGGAGCATGTGTCGCACACCGTCGTAAAATATGTGGTTGGAGGGAAAGTGAATGTTTAATAATCAACGTATTCTGGTTACGGGCGGCACAGGCTCTTGGGGACATGAATTGATCAGCCAGCTGCTGCCGCAAAATCCGAAGCAGATTATCGTATTCTCCAGAAGCGAGGCGACTCAGGTCGCAATGGACCGTGAATTCGAGGACCAGCGGCTGACCTTTCGGATTGGAGATATCCGGGATAAGGAGGCGTTAAGCGCCGCCTGTCAGGGCGTCGATTATGTGTTCCATCTGGCGGCGCTCAAGCATGTGCCGGTATGTGAAGAACACCCGTATGAGGCGCTGAAGACGAATGTGGTCGGCACGCAGCACGTGATCGAGGCCGCCATTGAGAATAAAGTGAAAAAGGTCATCTATATCTCGACAGATAAGGCCGCGAATCCTTCCAACTTCTACGGTATGACCAAGGCGATCGGCGAAAAGCTGATCGTGTATGCCAACCTGCTCAGTCCGGACACGAAATTCGTATGCGTCCGGGGCGGGAATGTGCTTGGCACGAATGGCAGTGTGGTGCATCTGTTTATTAACCAGATTAACCAGAAGGGGCAGATCCGCATTACCGATCTTGGGATGACGAGATTCTTCCTGACGCTGAAGGACGCCATCTCCCTGCTGTTCAAGGCTTCGATCGAAAGCGTTGGCGGAGAAATTTTCGTGATGATGATGCCGACGTGTAAAATTTCGGATTTAGCCGAGGTGCTGATTGAGCATTCCCAGAAGCAGGGCATCAAGCTGGTAGAGACAGGAGTGCGTCCAGGGGAGAAAATTCACGAAATACTGATGAGCGATTTCGAGAGCCTGACAACCGTAGCCTATGATGATCAGTATTTGGTCATCCTTCCGACACTGGATATTCCCGGCATTCAGTCTCATTATGCCAGCAAGCCGAAGGTTGCGTTCAAGAGCTTTAGCTCGGAATTTAATCTGATGAGCAAGCAGGAAATTCGGGACATTTTGCAGCGCGGAGGATTTTTGTCATGAAAATGCTGGTGCTGGGAGGGAATGGCATGGCTGGCCATGTGCTTGTGGATTATTTCCGCAGGCACGGCCATCATGTGTTTTACACGACACGGGACCGCAGGAGTGAGGACGGCCTGCTGCTGGATGCGGGAGATATCGGCGCGGTGGAGCACATCGTTCGCGCTGTCTCGCCGGAGGTTATCATCAATGCGGTCGGCGTACTGAACCAGTTCGCAGAGCAGGACAAAATTAACGCCTACCATATTAACGGATTTCTGCCCCACCGCCTGCGTCATATGGCAGATGCCATTTCGGCGCGCCTGATTCATATTAGCACGGATTGTGTATTCTCGGGCAGCCGGGGAGGATACCAGGAAAAGGATACCCCGGACGGTACCTCCGTCTATGCCCTGACGAAGGCGCTGGGAGAGGTCTCGCATCCGGAGCACCTCACGATTCGGACCTCCATCATTGGACCGGAAATCCGCTCCGGTGGCATTGGTCTGTTCGAATGGTTTATGCGGCAGGAGGGCAAGGTTTCCGGATATCGGAACGTCTGGTGGAACGGAGTCACCACGCTGGAGCTGGCCAAAGCGATTCACCATTTCATCAGCTCAGACCTTGGAGGCTTAATCCACCTGGCTCATCCCGAGCCGCTTAGCAAGTATGAGCTGCTGCAGCTGTTCAAGGATCTATGGAACAAAGAAGATACCCTCATCGAGCCTGACGATGCCATGGTACAGGATCGAACGCTGATCTCAACTCGGGAAGACGTGGAGTATGCTCTCCCTTCGTATCCTGACATGCTGAGGGAGCTGCGGCAATGGCAGCAAAGGGGTTGAAGCCTGCCCTGTTGGTGACCGGGGCTTCAGGCTTTACCGGCAGGCATGCGTGTCAGCATTTCCATGACCTCGGCTGGGCCGTTACAGCGGCAGTGCGCAAGACTCCGCCGGCTTCGCTTCTTCCGGGCGTGAAGGCGGCAGAGTGTGAGCTGACTGACCGGGAGCAGGTCCGCCAGCTGATTGACAGGATCAGACCTCATTATGTTCTGCATGTAGCCGGTAGGAATGCAGTGCCGGATTCCTGGCGCGATCCGGCTGCGCATATGGAAGCCAATGTGATGGCCCCGGTATATCTCATGGAGGCGATGCGTGAATTCAGGCCGGACGGCAGGCTGCTGCTGGCGGGCTCCAGGCTGGGAGTGGATCCTGCCCAGGGAGCCCGTTCTGTGCCGCATCCTTACAGCCTTAGCAAGAGCGTAGGAAGCTGGGTCGCAGAGGCCTGGTCCGCCTTATATCATCTGCCTGTGATGATCGCTGAGCCTTCGAATCTAATCGGTCCTGGGGAATCCACAGGCTTTTGCATGCTGCTGGCAAAGCATATTGCCCGCTGCGAGCTTGGTACTATGGAAGGTAAGGCTCCGTTTACCATCTCCTCCAGAGGAGCAGTTCGTCGATTTCTGGACGTCAGAGACGCGGTTTCAGCTTATGAGAAGCTGCTGTTATCCGGTGCACCGGGAGAAGTATATCCTGTAACCGGAGAGCAGGAGTGGACTTTGGGCGAGGTTGCAGAGCGGCTGTTATGTAAAGCTCGCGGCAGCGTACCTGTGCAGTGGGGCAGTGAGACTGACAACGCCCCCGCTCCCCCCAAAAGTGAGACTGTACGCTCTCCGTCATTGTCAGAACTGGGCTGGCGTCCTGGAATTGAAATGGAGAAGAGCCTGGATGATATTTTGGCCTATGCACGAGCTGTCACGGAATCCTCGCGATAACAAGCTTCCCCCTTGCGAGGGGCAGTGTCGCATGACATTAACCATAATAGGAAGACGGCAGACTGCTGATCCCTCGGCGGTCTGTTTGCCTTTTGCTGGAGGTGCTTGCTTTTCATCCTCATGCGTCTTTGGTGCATCCAAAACCTTTCAGCATACCGCCTGGTCCCATCGGTCATCCTATACCTTGTCAGCACACCTATAACAGAGATGGAGGATGAATTGATGATGAAATCCAAAGCCCTTAGCCTGACCTTGTCGGCGGCTTTAATCACAAGCGTGGCCGGTCTGGCAGGCTGTGGCAACATGAACGACGGCAACTCCACCAAGACGCACAATATCAGCACGAACGATAATGGACGCATCGGGGACAGCCGCATCTTGAACAATGGCCGCAACGGCATGCAGCATGACCTCTCCAACCTGAAATACAGCAAGGTGCTCTCCGAGAAGGTGTCCAAAATCAATGGTGTGGGTGACGCACGCGTATTCGTTACCAAAAATAACGCTTATGTCTCCTTATCCCTGGATGGCGAGTCCGGCATGAATGGCAGCCGCACTGGCAGCAATGGCATGAACGGCATGAACGGCCGCATGGGCGGCACTAGCGGCATGACAGATCGCATGGACAGCTTGACAGGACGCAGCAACACGGGAACCAACGGCCGTACAGACGGCTTGTACGGGGCATCCGGTACCGGGACTGCAGGTCTGCTGCGAGGCATGAGTGATCCGCGCGGCACGCTGGATAACAATACCGGTCTCGGGCGCAGTGCAGGATATGGCAGCTATGGTACAGGCGGTGGGAACACCATGGGCGACAACTCCGGCGACAATCATTTGATGGGCAGCAACGGAGCGACAATGGGCAACCGCGGCCGCTATGGAGCCATGAATACAGACAACGATATGGGCATGGGTATGGGTGACAATCAAGTGCCGCAAAATATCCGGAGCCTGATTAACAGCACCGTTCAGAAAACGGCTCCTCAATGTGAGCAGGTATACGTATCTGATGATGCCGATTTCTTTGACCGCTCTGAAGGCTATGCCGGCAACGGAATGATGGGTAACGGAGATCAAGGAGACGGCAATGTCGTTGGCAACATGACAGAGGATTTGGGTGCGTTCATCAATCGTCTGTTCCCGATGAACATGAACGGTCGGGATAACGGTATTCTGAATAATGACGGTACCTCAAACGGCATGTATAACACAGGCAACAGCGGCACGAACCGATAAGTACTAGCTTGTCATTATTTTCATCTCTTTATGCTTAAAAAAGCTCCTGCCGAAAGGAATCGGCAGGAGCTTTTGTGCACAGCCCTGTTAATATTTGCGGCTGCCCTGAACCCATACCGCTTCCAGGTCCAGCTGGTCGTTCAGGAGCAGTACATCGGCCAGCAGCCCTTTGGCCAGGGAGCCGGTTCGATCGTCAATGCCGATGACCTTCGCGGGATTGAAGCTGGCCGCAGCCGAGGCCTGCTGAATGCTGAGGCCGACCTCTTTTACGAGATATTGGAAGCCTCGAATCATGGTCAGGGTGCTTCCGGCCAGACTGTTGCTGTTGGACTTTAAGGTCGCGATTCCCTTCTCAACAATGGTCTGCAGGCCGCCCAGCATATATTCGCCATCCGGCATACCGGCTGCAGACACGGCATCGGTCACAAGAATAAGGCCATCTGCCGGCTTCAGTCGTGCCAGAATGGAGACGGCTGCCGGATGGACGTGAATACCGTCCGCAATAATTTCAGCGCTGAGGCGATCGTCGCCGAGCAGAGCCCCGGCTGTACCCGGCTTGCGGTGATGCAGTCCGGTCATGGCATTAAAGGTGTGGACCCCGTGGGAAAGACCGGCATCCACCGCACGCTGCACCTGCTCATACGTGGCGTCGGTGTGACCCAGCGCAGCCACAATACCGTGCTCCTTCAGCCAAGATATGGCTTCAAGGGCACCGTCCCGCTCTGGAGCGAGGGTCATCAGCTTCACCAGCCCGGGGAAGCTCTGCTCCCATTCCTCCAGCCAGAGGATGCTGGCGGGAACAATGTGCTCCGGATTCTGTGCTCCCGGCCACTGGGGACTTATAAAGGGTCCCTCCAGATGAACACCCTCCAGCCGGGCGTACGGCATCGTTGAGCTTCGATATTGCTGTACGTTTTGAAGCACAGCATCAATGGCATGTTTAGGAGCTGTCATGGTCGTGGCGAGCATGGAGGTCGTGCCTTGCGAGCAGTGGAAGGAGGTGATCGCGTTCAGGCCTTCGATATCCGCCTCCATGAAGTCTTCGCCGCTGCCGCCGTGAACGTGGATATCCACAAAGCCGGGCATAATATAGCCTTCCTTCCGCCTAATCACCTGCTCAGCCTCCTGCTCCAGAACAGAAGGCAGACCGGATGCGGGACCGGCATATACAATCTGCTCTCCTTGCATGGCGACAGCCCCGTCTGGAATCAGTCCGCCAGGAGTTATGACGCTGCCGTATAACAGCGTACTCTGTGGGGAGCGGCTCATCGGAAGTATCTCCCGGCGCCTTCGTCCAGAAGCACGACGACATTGGGATGGCATTGAAGCAAGGAAGCAGGGCAATCCGTGGTGATCGGTCCGGTCAGTGCTTGGCGGGCAATCTCCGCTTTGTCCGCTCCCCGGATTAGCAGCAGAATTTGGCGTGACTTCATAATAGTAGCTGCACCCATCGTAATGGCGTGGGTAGGAACCTCATCCAGAGAATCGAAGAATCTCGCATTCGCTACTCGCGTTTCTTCTTTCAGCGGTACGACATGAGTCCCCCCGATCAGATGATTACCCGGCTCGTTGAAGCCGATATGCCCGTTATGGCCAATGCCAAGCAGCTGCAGGTCTACAGGGCCGTTCTCCTCAAGCATCCGGTCATAGCGCAGGCATTCCTGCTCCAGGTCAGCCGCATTGCCGTTAGGGACGTGGGTCTGGTCCAGGGAGATGTCCACATGCTTGAACAGCTTCTCGTTCATAAAGGTGCGGTAGCTTTCGGAGTGCTGCTCCGGGAGACCGACATACTCATCCAGGTTGTATGTAGTGACACCGGCGAAGCTAACCAGCCCCTGTCTGTGCATATCGACCAGCTTGGCGTACAGACCGACCGGGGTGCTGCCTGTTGCGAGCCCCAGCTTGGCGCGGGGACGGCTGGTGACCAGTGCGGTAATCAAACCGGCAGCGGTTTGGACGAAGGCTTCTTCACTGTCTAGGGTGTAAATGTTCATGTCTATTCAAGACCTCCTCGGCTTTTACGGTAATTTTGTACATTCAGATAAGACTGCTCTAATCTCGGTACATAAGTAGAGAAATCGCGGCTGGCCATGCCCATAAATAAAATATCGATAATATGAAGCTGGGCAATGCGGGAGGCCATATCTCCGCGGCGCATGCCCTCCTCCAGTGAGGAGGAGTACAGGGCAATATCAGACAGTGCGGCCAGTGCACTGCTGCGGTAAGAGGTGACGCTGATCGTAAAGGCGCCGGCCTTCTTGGCGCAGCTGAGTGCATCAATAGTCTCCGGCGTTTCTCCGGAATAGGAGATCGCGATGGCGACATCCTCCGGACCCAGGTTGGATGCTGAAGTGATCTGCATATGGGAATCGGCAAAGGCCGTACAGCTTTTGCCGATCCGGACGAGCTTCTGGTAGAAATCCTGGGCCACGATGGACGAGGTGGCAATGCCGTAAAGGTCAATCCGCTTAGCCTTGCACAGTGCATCCACCGCACGCTCCAGCTGTCCCAAATCCAGCAGAGAGGTCGTATCCTGAATGGACTTCAGATGATTGCTCTCCATGGCCTGCACAATGCCCGCCAGA is part of the Paenibacillus algicola genome and harbors:
- the nagB gene encoding glucosamine-6-phosphate deaminase, whose translation is MNIYTLDSEEAFVQTAAGLITALVTSRPRAKLGLATGSTPVGLYAKLVDMHRQGLVSFAGVTTYNLDEYVGLPEQHSESYRTFMNEKLFKHVDISLDQTHVPNGNAADLEQECLRYDRMLEENGPVDLQLLGIGHNGHIGFNEPGNHLIGGTHVVPLKEETRVANARFFDSLDEVPTHAITMGAATIMKSRQILLLIRGADKAEIARQALTGPITTDCPASLLQCHPNVVVLLDEGAGRYFR
- a CDS encoding YhcN/YlaJ family sporulation lipoprotein codes for the protein MMKSKALSLTLSAALITSVAGLAGCGNMNDGNSTKTHNISTNDNGRIGDSRILNNGRNGMQHDLSNLKYSKVLSEKVSKINGVGDARVFVTKNNAYVSLSLDGESGMNGSRTGSNGMNGMNGRMGGTSGMTDRMDSLTGRSNTGTNGRTDGLYGASGTGTAGLLRGMSDPRGTLDNNTGLGRSAGYGSYGTGGGNTMGDNSGDNHLMGSNGATMGNRGRYGAMNTDNDMGMGMGDNQVPQNIRSLINSTVQKTAPQCEQVYVSDDADFFDRSEGYAGNGMMGNGDQGDGNVVGNMTEDLGAFINRLFPMNMNGRDNGILNNDGTSNGMYNTGNSGTNR
- a CDS encoding NAD-dependent epimerase/dehydratase family protein; this encodes MAAKGLKPALLVTGASGFTGRHACQHFHDLGWAVTAAVRKTPPASLLPGVKAAECELTDREQVRQLIDRIRPHYVLHVAGRNAVPDSWRDPAAHMEANVMAPVYLMEAMREFRPDGRLLLAGSRLGVDPAQGARSVPHPYSLSKSVGSWVAEAWSALYHLPVMIAEPSNLIGPGESTGFCMLLAKHIARCELGTMEGKAPFTISSRGAVRRFLDVRDAVSAYEKLLLSGAPGEVYPVTGEQEWTLGEVAERLLCKARGSVPVQWGSETDNAPAPPKSETVRSPSLSELGWRPGIEMEKSLDDILAYARAVTESSR
- a CDS encoding MurR/RpiR family transcriptional regulator, giving the protein MAPVLHIIAVEKNALPRQERRLADFILENPGSIVHLGIKDLAEQCEVSPATITRFCKHFDCKGYPDFKVKLASEMAHAEITSRSGQTKYQDIVAGNPLAGIVQAMESNHLKSIQDTTSLLDLGQLERAVDALCKAKRIDLYGIATSSIVAQDFYQKLVRIGKSCTAFADSHMQITSASNLGPEDVAIAISYSGETPETIDALSCAKKAGAFTISVTSYRSSALAALSDIALYSSSLEEGMRRGDMASRIAQLHIIDILFMGMASRDFSTYVPRLEQSYLNVQNYRKSRGGLE
- the nagA gene encoding N-acetylglucosamine-6-phosphate deacetylase, with the protein product MSRSPQSTLLYGSVITPGGLIPDGAVAMQGEQIVYAGPASGLPSVLEQEAEQVIRRKEGYIMPGFVDIHVHGGSGEDFMEADIEGLNAITSFHCSQGTTSMLATTMTAPKHAIDAVLQNVQQYRSSTMPYARLEGVHLEGPFISPQWPGAQNPEHIVPASILWLEEWEQSFPGLVKLMTLAPERDGALEAISWLKEHGIVAALGHTDATYEQVQRAVDAGLSHGVHTFNAMTGLHHRKPGTAGALLGDDRLSAEIIADGIHVHPAAVSILARLKPADGLILVTDAVSAAGMPDGEYMLGGLQTIVEKGIATLKSNSNSLAGSTLTMIRGFQYLVKEVGLSIQQASAAASFNPAKVIGIDDRTGSLAKGLLADVLLLNDQLDLEAVWVQGSRKY